AAGATACTCGTCATACTGCTAAGTTGCTACACCATTTCCACATCACAACACCCCAACTGAGCTACCACGAGCATAACTGCCATACCCGCCTGCCAGAGTTGCTAGCACGGCTGCGCCAGGGAGAGACTATCGCCCTCGTGAGTGATGCAGGTATGCCAGGAATTTCTGATCCGGGTACTGAACTGGTGCAAGCCTGTGTAGCTGAGGGCATTCCTGTGGTGCCCATTCCAGGATGTAGTGCAGTG
This is a stretch of genomic DNA from Cyanobacteriota bacterium. It encodes these proteins:
- the rsmI gene encoding 16S rRNA (cytidine(1402)-2'-O)-methyltransferase — translated: MGTLYVVATPIGNLDDMTFRAVQTLRAVTLIAAEDTRHTAKLLHHFHITTPQLSYHEHNCHTRLPELLARLRQGETIALVSDAGMPGISDPGTELVQACVAEGIPVVPIPGCSAVVTALSASGLATDRFVFEGFLPPKRQARQAYLQQLQTE